The following nucleotide sequence is from Staphylococcus chromogenes.
AACTCATAAACATGTTCAGACATGATTGACACCCCTTATTGTCCTTTTTTTCTATTTTATCAAAATGATACGTCCCCCGCATGACTGGTGTTTGACCCCACTTGCATTCATTAGTATTTACCGTTATCATAATTGTAACAATTTTCTGAATAAAGGGGCCTTTATTATGACAAATCAAACCAAATATTTAGCTAAAACACTTCATCAAGCCTATCTTAATCAACAGGCGATCCCTTTTTTAAATCCTGAAGCAGCTGTAGACGAAACTTTAGGTTACGCGGTACAAGAAGCACTCATCGAACGCATTCAGGCGAGTCACGGCGCAAAACAAGTCGGTTATAAAGTCAGCATGACGAGCAAGGAAACTCAAGCTTACGCCAATACACATGAACCTGCATATGGGACATTGTTGAGTCATGTCGTTAAAGATACAAGTGCGACCATTCCGCTTCACGATTTGTTCTCACCCTTAATTGAACCAGAGCTCGTTTTTGAGTTAACTGACGCACTTTCACCTCATCCAAGTGCAGAAGAAATCTTAGAAAAATCTAAAATCGCACCTGCCATCGAGGTGCCTGATGCGCGTTATCTCAATTGGTTTCCTAATTTCACACTTGGTGATTTGTTA
It contains:
- a CDS encoding 2-keto-4-pentenoate hydratase, which translates into the protein MTNQTKYLAKTLHQAYLNQQAIPFLNPEAAVDETLGYAVQEALIERIQASHGAKQVGYKVSMTSKETQAYANTHEPAYGTLLSHVVKDTSATIPLHDLFSPLIEPELVFELTDALSPHPSAEEILEKSKIAPAIEVPDARYLNWFPNFTLGDLLADNTATGLVVVGPSVSPPDYETLGNIAMTLTHDDKTIGNGNSSAVLGHPVKAVQWLAEKLATHGKSLKAGDVISSGTFIAPVPAEVGTFQAHYNHIGNVEVTFE